DNA from Vibrio alfacsensis:
AACAATTCCCGGCAACAGAGGCTATCAGTGCAAATCTATTCACTGACACGACTCAGTCGGCGACTCGCCTAAACAAAACAATACGAAGATCGACATTAAATAACTTATATATCCAAGTAACCACAAGATGCTTGGGTATGCTGGGTGTGAGTCATTACTCACACCCTCATGCTTTGGTGATTTATCATGACTGAAAACACGTCAAACGTTGTTGAGCTAAAAAATGCCCAATTTGTCTGGCCAGGCTCAGAAAGCGCGACCATCAATATCCCGCAGCTACACATCGCTCAAGGTGAACATGTTTTTATCAAAGGCCCTAGTGGCTGTGGCAAGTCGACGCTACTCGCTCTACTGACTGGTATTAATACTTTAACGTCAGGATCGATATCCGTTCTAAACACCGATATGGCAAACCTAAAAGCAAGCCAAAGAGACAAATTTCGTGCCGACCACATCGGTTATATCTTTCAACAATTCAATCTACTGCCATACCTCAATGTGATTGAAAACGTCCTAATTCCATGCCAATTCAGTAGAGTTCGCCGTGATCGTGTTGCAAGCAATGCCGCACCACTTGAAAAACAAGCCACCACGCTACTGGAACGCTTACATCTGCCAAAAGCACTGCACAATAAGCCAGTATCGGAGCTGAGTATTGGCCAGCAACAACGCGTTGCAGCTGCGCGTGCGCTTATCGGTCAACCTGAATTGGTCATTGCCGATGAACCTACGTCTGCATTGGATCACGACAATCGCAAAGCATTTATTGAGCTATTAATGGAACAAGCCAAGCTTGCCAACGCCACGTTGGTTTTTGTCAGTCACGATCCAACATTAGAATCTTTGTTCGACAGAACGCTCAACCTACCTGAGATCAATCAAGCGCAAACCCTAGGAGCCGCATCATGAGTGCTGTAGTTAAGCTCGCGTGGAAAAGCCTGATGAACCGCAAAGCAACGGCTCTCCTCACCATCATGACGGTCGCGATTTCTGTTGTTCTGCTTTTGGGTGTAGAACGCATTCGAACTCAGGCCAAAGATAGCTTTGCTAACACCATTTCTGGTACAGACTTAATTGTTGGTGGACGCTCAGGACAAGTGAACTTACTGCTGTACTCGGTGTTTAGAATCGGTAATGCGACCAACAACATCGATTGGAAGAGCTACCAAGAATTTGCCAATCACCGAGCTGTTGATTGGGCAATCCCAATCTCACTGGGTGATTCACACAAAGGCTTTCGAGTCATGGGAACTAACCAGCGTTATTTCGAGCATTATAAGTACGGAAGTAAGCAGTCACTAACTTTATCACAAGGCAAAGAATTCAATGACTTATTTGAAACAGTGTTAGGTTCTGATGTAGCGAAACAGCTTGGCTACGAAATCGGTAGCGAGATCATCATCGCTCACGGCATCAGCGATGTGGGCTTCAGTCGCCATGATAACTTGCCATTTAAAGTGGTGGGGATTCTTGCGCCTACAGGTACGCCAGTCGACAAAACGGTACACGTATCGTTAGAAGCCATAGAAGCTATTCATGTAGGATGGGAAAGTGGTGCTCGATTAGGCCCAACACCCGATGCAAAAACCTTAGCAGCACGAGACTTCCAACCCAAACAAATCACCGCAATGCTGGTTGGATTGAAATCACGCATTCAGACATTTGCTCTGCAAAGACAAATCAACACCTACCCAAAAGAGCCGCTCAGCGCCATCATGCCAGGTGTCGCTCTGCATGAATTATGGGGCATGATGTCAGTCGCAGAACAAGCATTAATGGCAGTATCTGGATTTGTCGTCGTGGCAGGCCTGTTAGGTATGTTAAGTAGCCTACTAACCAGCCTGCAAGAACGCCGTCGTGAAATGGCGATTTTGAGAGCGATGGGAGCAAGGCCAAGGCACGTGTTCTCATTATTGATCAGCGAAGCGAGTTTACTCACTCTGGCTGGCATTCTGGTGGGGGTTGCGGGTTTGTACGCTATCCTTGCGCTATTGCAACCTCTCATTCAACAGCACTATGGTATACACCTTTCATTAATGTCGCTGTCATCGTATGAATGGATGTTACTGAGTTTCGTACAATGTGCAGGTATTATCATCGGTTTCATTCCTGCGTTTCGCGCATACCGACAATCACTAAGCGATGGAATGACGATAAGGATTTAAAGATGTTCAAAAAGATATTATGTCGTGTTTTGTTACTTCTATCGTTCGCAACACCTGTATTGGCAAATGAAGAGCCTTTAACATTGGATTGGATAGACCTTGTCCCTGAAGCCGAACGCAACATGTTCGACAGCATGGGGATGCCTGAAACCGATCACAGTGGCAACGCTGCGCAACAATCAAAAGTAGGAAGTGTCCGACCAGAACTGAACGGAAGTACGGTAAAAATTCCGGGATTTGTCATTCCACTAGAGGGCGATGCGAATACCATCACAGAGTTTTTATTGGTGCCATATTTCGGTGCGTGTATTCATGTACCACCACCACCACCAAACCAAATTATTTACGTGAAATTTCCGAAAGGAGCCCCTATCCAAGAGCTATGGGATGTGGTTTACGTCATCGGTAGATTAAAAACCGATACCATGAACCATGAACTAGCAGAAACGGGTTACCTTATCGATGGAACCGCCATTGAAGCTTATGACGACATGTAATGTCATCATCCCTTGAGGCGTCTTCTAGGCGCCTTTATTTCTCTCTCATCTTGTTAAGTTGTCAAACAAGCGCTCAGCAGGGTGTACTCATAATGCTATCTTTCATTTTAGGCATTATGCACCTCATGTAATATAGCGTGAAAGGTAAACCAGCACACCTACGTATACAATCAAAAGAAGCGCGATTGACAGGTGCTTTTTTAGTTTACTTGTGTCTGTATATTTCATCACTCCTCCTCTATATCCAACTAACCTCCACACTCAGCAGGAATGTACCCTGAAGCCAATTTGCATAAAACGATAACAACTTTAACAAGTTGTTATCATTTTGTGTAGTTATTTTTTGTGTCAAAATCTGAGCACATGCCTCTAGTCGGTTATCCCGTTAGCGTGTAAATTTAAGCAAGCACGACCTCATCTCTTGGTAGGAATATAAATGGCAGAAGCGACAAAGCCCCCTGTTATCATTGAACATGAAGCGAACACTCAGAAAAAATCGCATCATGAAAAAAA
Protein-coding regions in this window:
- a CDS encoding ABC transporter ATP-binding protein, which codes for MTENTSNVVELKNAQFVWPGSESATINIPQLHIAQGEHVFIKGPSGCGKSTLLALLTGINTLTSGSISVLNTDMANLKASQRDKFRADHIGYIFQQFNLLPYLNVIENVLIPCQFSRVRRDRVASNAAPLEKQATTLLERLHLPKALHNKPVSELSIGQQQRVAAARALIGQPELVIADEPTSALDHDNRKAFIELLMEQAKLANATLVFVSHDPTLESLFDRTLNLPEINQAQTLGAAS
- a CDS encoding DUF3299 domain-containing protein, with the translated sequence MFKKILCRVLLLLSFATPVLANEEPLTLDWIDLVPEAERNMFDSMGMPETDHSGNAAQQSKVGSVRPELNGSTVKIPGFVIPLEGDANTITEFLLVPYFGACIHVPPPPPNQIIYVKFPKGAPIQELWDVVYVIGRLKTDTMNHELAETGYLIDGTAIEAYDDM
- a CDS encoding ABC transporter permease; protein product: MSAVVKLAWKSLMNRKATALLTIMTVAISVVLLLGVERIRTQAKDSFANTISGTDLIVGGRSGQVNLLLYSVFRIGNATNNIDWKSYQEFANHRAVDWAIPISLGDSHKGFRVMGTNQRYFEHYKYGSKQSLTLSQGKEFNDLFETVLGSDVAKQLGYEIGSEIIIAHGISDVGFSRHDNLPFKVVGILAPTGTPVDKTVHVSLEAIEAIHVGWESGARLGPTPDAKTLAARDFQPKQITAMLVGLKSRIQTFALQRQINTYPKEPLSAIMPGVALHELWGMMSVAEQALMAVSGFVVVAGLLGMLSSLLTSLQERRREMAILRAMGARPRHVFSLLISEASLLTLAGILVGVAGLYAILALLQPLIQQHYGIHLSLMSLSSYEWMLLSFVQCAGIIIGFIPAFRAYRQSLSDGMTIRI